One genomic segment of Burkholderiaceae bacterium includes these proteins:
- a CDS encoding TRAP transporter substrate-binding protein — protein sequence MNLTLASIFKAVLQISLLALTAGTAIAQDVVTLKVHHFLPPSSTAHAKFIVPWCDKIAKESNNRMKCQIYPAMQLGGTPAQLFDQAKDGVADIIWTVPGYQAGRFTVSEAFELPFIVTSTEKGSRALWHYATKNAMQEFKGVKPILFHLHDGNLLHTARKQIKSLEDFRGAKVRAATRQSTKMLTALGATPVPMPLPQTPESLAKGVIDGALIPWEVSPALKLEEIAQFHTELDPSSGQISNSVFIFAMNPAKYNSLPPDLKKVIDANSGPEASAWVGRVFAESGLPGRKIAADRKNIFYTVPAAEVQRWQAASEGVVAEWVKDVTAKGYDGKKLLEEAKALMK from the coding sequence ATGAATCTGACCCTGGCTTCCATATTTAAAGCGGTGCTGCAGATCTCGTTGCTTGCCCTCACGGCAGGTACGGCCATTGCTCAAGACGTGGTGACGTTGAAAGTGCATCACTTCCTGCCGCCCAGCTCCACTGCGCATGCGAAGTTCATCGTTCCATGGTGCGACAAGATCGCCAAGGAATCGAACAACAGGATGAAGTGTCAGATTTACCCAGCGATGCAGCTCGGTGGCACACCTGCACAGTTATTTGACCAGGCCAAGGATGGCGTAGCCGACATCATCTGGACGGTGCCGGGCTACCAGGCGGGGCGCTTCACGGTATCCGAAGCATTCGAGTTGCCGTTCATCGTGACGTCAACCGAAAAAGGCAGCCGGGCATTGTGGCATTACGCAACGAAGAATGCGATGCAGGAATTCAAGGGCGTGAAGCCGATCCTGTTCCATCTGCACGACGGCAATTTGCTGCATACAGCCAGGAAACAAATCAAATCACTCGAAGACTTCAGGGGCGCCAAGGTGCGTGCGGCGACACGCCAGTCGACCAAGATGCTCACAGCGCTCGGGGCGACACCAGTGCCAATGCCGCTGCCGCAGACCCCCGAATCACTGGCCAAAGGAGTGATTGATGGCGCGTTGATCCCATGGGAAGTTTCGCCCGCGTTGAAGTTGGAGGAAATCGCACAGTTCCACACCGAACTGGATCCATCGTCGGGCCAGATCTCAAACTCGGTATTCATCTTTGCAATGAACCCGGCCAAGTATAACAGCCTGCCGCCCGACTTGAAAAAGGTTATCGACGCAAACAGCGGGCCCGAGGCGTCGGCTTGGGTAGGAAGGGTGTTCGCCGAGTCCGGGCTGCCCGGACGCAAGATCGCCGCGGATCGCAAGAATATCTTCTACACAGTGCCGGCTGCGGAAGTTCAACGCTGGCAAGCGGCTTCTGAAGGTGTCGTGGCCGAATGGGTGAAGGACGTGACTGCTAAAGGCTATGACGGGAAAAAACTGCTCGAAGAAGCTAAAGCCTTAATGAAATAA
- a CDS encoding Rieske 2Fe-2S domain-containing protein, translating to MNTQPIKLCARTDIPEGEMIEMSVPGTDNSLLLVSTKGAIRAFQNKCPHMDIPLCQGAFDGEVITCTEHLWQFDAQTGAGIEPEDAKLQQYPVSVIGDEVFVELPEAAE from the coding sequence ATGAATACGCAACCGATCAAGCTATGTGCCAGGACCGACATTCCGGAGGGTGAGATGATCGAAATGTCCGTCCCGGGCACTGACAACAGCCTGCTCTTGGTCTCTACCAAAGGAGCAATCCGTGCCTTCCAGAACAAGTGTCCACATATGGACATCCCGCTTTGCCAAGGCGCCTTTGATGGTGAAGTAATCACTTGTACAGAACATCTTTGGCAGTTCGACGCACAGACGGGCGCCGGGATTGAACCCGAGGACGCAAAACTGCAACAGTATCCTGTGAGCGTCATCGGCGACGAGGTGTTCGTCGAACTCCCGGAAGCGGCCGAGTAA
- a CDS encoding 2Fe-2S iron-sulfur cluster binding domain-containing protein, producing the protein MTMPHRIHFDAANGFDAATDEPLLISGLRAGYALPYECATGTCGSCRTQIIEGAVVVRWPDAPGLPETKRQEGHVLLCQALPQSDCRLPDALCKSRDASLPPVRIVKGRASAETETSDIARVMVQLDEPITFLAGQYALFEVPGVTGYRAYSMANTGNTLTSTLEFYIRRVPGGVSSPILLGARDIPLRLVVPVGHAFIDATAQRDILCVAGGTGLAPILSIARDALSRGLLRKQRLDIFIGVRTPADIFATASLQELIEAAGGAVRVTWAISEAGEFADWKGERGYVHEVVARSAGDLSARQVYMGGPPAMIDAMVRLLLKSRVKRSQIRFDKFA; encoded by the coding sequence ATGACCATGCCTCATCGAATCCATTTTGACGCCGCCAACGGCTTCGACGCTGCAACGGACGAACCGCTCCTGATTTCAGGCCTGCGGGCAGGCTATGCGCTTCCGTATGAATGCGCGACAGGAACTTGTGGCTCATGCCGTACCCAGATCATTGAAGGTGCTGTCGTCGTCCGCTGGCCGGATGCGCCCGGGCTGCCCGAGACAAAGCGCCAAGAGGGCCATGTGCTCCTGTGCCAGGCATTACCACAGAGTGACTGTAGATTGCCGGACGCGTTATGTAAATCGCGGGACGCGAGTCTACCCCCGGTCCGCATCGTGAAGGGCCGGGCAAGCGCGGAAACTGAGACGAGCGATATCGCACGCGTGATGGTTCAACTCGACGAGCCGATTACTTTCCTCGCCGGCCAATACGCATTGTTTGAAGTGCCCGGCGTCACAGGATATCGCGCCTACTCGATGGCAAACACCGGCAATACGCTGACCTCCACTCTCGAGTTCTATATCCGCCGCGTCCCGGGTGGCGTGTCATCGCCAATTCTGCTCGGGGCGCGCGACATCCCCTTGCGCCTGGTGGTGCCGGTGGGTCACGCATTCATCGATGCGACCGCACAGCGCGATATACTCTGCGTCGCCGGCGGTACCGGCCTCGCGCCTATCCTGTCGATTGCGCGCGATGCGCTATCCCGCGGCCTGCTTCGCAAGCAGCGTCTGGATATTTTTATCGGAGTAAGGACGCCCGCCGACATTTTCGCGACCGCGTCCCTCCAAGAGCTCATTGAGGCGGCTGGAGGGGCGGTGCGAGTTACCTGGGCCATTTCGGAAGCGGGCGAGTTCGCGGATTGGAAAGGCGAACGCGGCTATGTACATGAGGTGGTCGCCCGCAGTGCGGGAGACCTTTCTGCGCGCCAGGTCTATATGGGGGGGCCGCCCGCCATGATTGATGCCATGGTACGTTTGCTGCTCAAGTCACGGGTTAAGCGATCCCAGATTCGCTTCGACAAATTCGCTTAA
- a CDS encoding nuclear transport factor 2 family protein — MSDVASQLFEREAIRELIARVGRLLDTKDFAAVIASFAEPGSYVLRAYSPEIGKEMIWMSVKRAELLRLLKESAEHVHDLADRTHQITVDQISLEKGEALARSTFSVFRTDMKGQSDLFAVGHYEDRLVKNGDTWLIDSRTVRLHTRMFTVPTPLPL; from the coding sequence ATGTCTGACGTCGCAAGCCAACTCTTCGAGCGTGAAGCGATACGCGAGCTGATTGCGCGCGTGGGGCGGCTGCTTGACACTAAGGATTTTGCTGCCGTCATCGCTTCCTTTGCAGAACCGGGGAGCTATGTGTTGCGCGCATACAGTCCCGAGATTGGCAAGGAAATGATTTGGATGTCGGTTAAACGCGCCGAGCTTCTACGCCTGTTGAAGGAGTCGGCGGAACATGTGCATGACCTGGCCGACCGGACGCATCAGATCACTGTGGATCAAATCAGCCTCGAAAAAGGCGAGGCATTGGCGCGGTCGACCTTTTCAGTGTTCCGTACTGACATGAAGGGACAGAGCGACCTGTTCGCCGTGGGCCACTATGAGGATCGGCTCGTGAAAAACGGAGACACCTGGCTCATCGACAGCCGGACAGTACGGCTCCATACGCGCATGTTCACAGTGCCAACCCCCTTGCCGCTTTAA
- a CDS encoding IclR family transcriptional regulator: MEQDSKGQAKGALMKSLDNALTLLEQFTPEAPAFGITELATRLGLNKATVFNMLKTLEAHSLVEQLSDTKKYTLGHGIIVLAGTKLAQSELSHVARPHLARLSHETNETTHLAILHRNELLYLEKIESSQPVRVAARIGGRAPLHCTANGKVLLAFQPNEVIEEALRAPRARYTENTIVDPAVLRSQLAEIRQAGYCIEREEFIADIRGIAAPVFDFNGTVIAAIAVVGPSARITEGQIEALVPLTLRTAESISRSLGHKPYKDA; the protein is encoded by the coding sequence ATGGAACAGGACAGCAAGGGCCAGGCAAAGGGCGCCCTCATGAAGTCGCTTGACAATGCATTGACGCTTCTTGAGCAATTTACCCCCGAGGCGCCGGCATTCGGGATCACGGAGCTCGCGACAAGGCTCGGCCTCAACAAAGCGACCGTTTTCAATATGCTCAAGACACTTGAAGCACACAGCCTGGTCGAGCAGCTTTCCGACACCAAGAAATATACCCTTGGTCACGGCATCATCGTGCTTGCGGGCACCAAACTGGCCCAAAGCGAGCTGTCCCATGTGGCAAGACCTCATCTGGCCCGGCTTTCCCATGAGACAAACGAAACAACCCATTTGGCGATCCTCCATCGCAACGAACTGCTCTACCTCGAAAAGATCGAGAGCAGCCAGCCGGTGCGCGTGGCGGCGCGCATAGGAGGAAGGGCGCCGCTGCATTGCACGGCAAACGGAAAGGTCCTGCTCGCCTTTCAGCCTAATGAAGTGATCGAAGAAGCGCTGCGCGCGCCCCGAGCCCGATACACGGAAAATACGATCGTCGACCCGGCCGTGCTTCGCAGTCAGCTTGCCGAGATCCGACAAGCCGGCTACTGCATCGAACGGGAAGAATTCATTGCCGACATCCGGGGCATCGCGGCGCCGGTCTTCGACTTCAACGGCACGGTTATTGCGGCAATTGCCGTCGTCGGACCGTCCGCACGGATTACAGAAGGGCAGATCGAAGCGCTTGTGCCACTCACCTTGCGAACAGCAGAATCGATTTCCCGTAGCCTTGGCCATAAACCGTATAAAGACGCTTGA